GCTCAACGAGATCCTTTGCAGATGGAATTACGTGTACAATTACGTGAGACCACACCAGAGCCTGGGTTATCTCACCCCCATGGAGTTCCTGAAGGCGTGGATGGAGGAGAGCAAGGATAGGGATGGAGTGTTCACCATGTAGTGAACCAGCACAGCGAGTTGCCCGCCCGGCGGCGATGGGATAATATTTCACTACGAAACGCAGGGAAACAGAAGGGACCCGGACGGAGGAGATCATGGGAATAATAGACGAGGCGGTGGCCAGGGGACAGAAAGCTCTCTCGGAATACCAGGCGAAACTCTTTCTGAAGGAGCACGATATCCCCGTTACCAGGGAAAAACTGGTCCTCGGCGAGGACGAGGCCGTCGCAGCGGCGGAGGAGCTGGGGTACCCGGTGGTGCTCAAGGCCTGCGGTCCGGATATAACCCACAAAACAGAGCGCAACCTGGTGCAGGTGGGCCTGGACGGGCCGGACGAGGTAAAGAGAGCCTATGCGGAGATCGTGGAGAACCTGGGCGGCGACCATTACGACGGGGTGCTGGTCCAGGAGATGATAAAGGGGGAGAGGGAGCTGGTGGTGGGCCTGGTCAGGGACCCCCAGTTCGGGCCCTGCGTCATGTTCGGCCTGGGCGGCATCTTCACCGAGGTCCTCAAGGACACCTCCTTCCGCGTGGCCCCCATCGAGAAGTACGACGCCCTCCAGATGATGGAGGAGATCAAGGCCAAGGCCATCCTGGGGCCCTTCCGGGGAAAGGAGCCCGCGGACCGCGATCTCCTGGCGCAGATCCTCATCGCCGTAGGGGACATCGGCATGCGCTACGACGCGGTGAGGGAGATCGATATGAACCCGGTT
The sequence above is drawn from the Actinomycetota bacterium genome and encodes:
- a CDS encoding acetate--CoA ligase family protein, giving the protein MGIIDEAVARGQKALSEYQAKLFLKEHDIPVTREKLVLGEDEAVAAAEELGYPVVLKACGPDITHKTERNLVQVGLDGPDEVKRAYAEIVENLGGDHYDGVLVQEMIKGERELVVGLVRDPQFGPCVMFGLGGIFTEVLKDTSFRVAPIEKYDALQMMEEIKAKAILGPFRGKEPADRDLLAQILIAVGDIGMRYDAVREIDMNPVILDGPRPVVVDALVVLGDGSEASRA
- a CDS encoding transposase, with protein sequence LNEILCRWNYVYNYVRPHQSLGYLTPMEFLKAWMEESKDRDGVFTM